From Campylobacteraceae bacterium, the proteins below share one genomic window:
- a CDS encoding shikimate dehydrogenase, producing MQKNRFVIFGNPVEHSKSPQMHNAAFKHLNYDNKYEKYLLTNASTIKDVFNKEGFKGANITVPHKETAYLEADEVRGIAQKIQAVNTYVKENDKIIAYNTDGAGFIKAIQVFNNVKKVLILGAGGTAKAIALSLQEKNYDVTVVNRSPEKLAFFKENDIKTFTWDDFRLNAYDLVVNATSAGLKDQKYPLPMQKLENVFLNAHYAFDCIYGKETPFLALAKKEKLPVKDGEDMLLYQGVLALEYFLKETIDTKTIEIMRQALKENNETH from the coding sequence ATGCAAAAAAATAGATTCGTTATCTTTGGCAACCCTGTTGAACACTCAAAATCCCCTCAAATGCACAATGCTGCATTTAAGCATTTAAATTATGATAATAAATATGAAAAATATTTATTAACAAATGCAAGTACTATTAAAGATGTATTTAATAAAGAAGGGTTTAAAGGAGCTAATATAACAGTTCCACATAAAGAAACGGCTTATTTAGAAGCAGATGAAGTAAGAGGAATTGCGCAAAAAATACAAGCAGTTAATACTTATGTAAAAGAAAATGATAAAATCATTGCTTATAATACAGATGGAGCAGGTTTTATAAAAGCCATACAAGTATTCAATAATGTTAAAAAGGTTCTTATTTTAGGAGCGGGAGGAACGGCAAAAGCCATTGCTTTAAGTTTACAGGAAAAAAATTATGATGTAACTGTAGTTAACCGCTCTCCTGAAAAACTTGCTTTTTTTAAAGAAAATGATATAAAAACCTTTACTTGGGATGATTTTAGATTAAATGCTTATGATTTAGTTGTTAATGCGACCAGCGCTGGATTGAAAGACCAAAAATATCCCTTACCAATGCAGAAACTAGAAAATGTGTTTTTAAATGCACATTATGCATTTGACTGTATTTATGGAAAAGAAACACCTTTTTTAGCTTTAGCAAAAAAAGAAAAGTTACCAGTAAAAGATGGGGAAGATATGCTTTTATACCAAGGAGTATTGGCCTTAGAATATTTTTTAAAAGAAACAATAGATACAAAAACAATTGAAATTATGAGACAAGCTTTAAAGGAAAATAATGAAACACATTAA
- the pgeF gene encoding peptidoglycan editing factor PgeF: protein MYRIESFFSDKNDGNIAYHVGDIVKNVNENRNELSLKHSFNVNNIMYMNQVHGDKIQIVHNGSSRHSLDCDALITQEKGLYLMVMVADCIPILIKDSKKGVVAAVHAGRKSSFLKIVEKVVLRMKKEFSSKACDIEVEFGPSIQVCCYEVDEEMQDFVKNNFGAEFCKGKNINLQEINKKMLNDLGVNKIILSNHCTKCGEKKYFSYRNNSKCGRFAGFIGIK, encoded by the coding sequence ATGTATCGTATTGAAAGTTTTTTTAGCGATAAAAATGATGGCAATATAGCTTACCATGTGGGCGATATTGTAAAGAATGTTAATGAAAATAGAAATGAGCTCTCTTTAAAACACAGTTTTAATGTAAATAATATAATGTATATGAATCAAGTACATGGAGATAAAATCCAAATAGTACATAATGGCTCTTCTAGACACAGTCTTGATTGTGATGCTTTAATAACACAGGAAAAAGGTCTGTATTTGATGGTTATGGTTGCTGATTGTATTCCTATACTTATTAAAGATTCAAAAAAAGGTGTTGTAGCAGCTGTTCATGCGGGGAGGAAATCAAGTTTTTTAAAAATTGTTGAAAAGGTAGTATTGAGAATGAAAAAAGAGTTCTCTTCTAAGGCGTGTGATATTGAAGTAGAATTTGGGCCTTCTATACAAGTTTGTTGTTATGAAGTTGATGAAGAAATGCAAGATTTTGTAAAAAATAACTTTGGAGCGGAATTTTGTAAAGGTAAAAATATAAATTTACAAGAAATAAATAAAAAAATGCTAAATGATTTGGGTGTAAATAAAATCATTCTTTCAAATCATTGCACAAAATGTGGAGAAAAAAAATATTTCTCATATAGAAACAATTCAAAATGTGGTCGTTTTGCTGGTTTTATAGGTATAAAATAA